One window of Streptomyces sp. SUK 48 genomic DNA carries:
- a CDS encoding rod shape-determining protein, with the protein MSFIGRDMAVDLGTANTLVYVRGRGIVLNEPSVVAINTNTGGILAVGAEAKKMIGRTPGNIVAVRPLKDGVIADFEITERMLRYFILKIHKRRYLARPRVVVCVPSGITGVERRAVIEASTQAGARQVHIIEEPMAAAIGSGLPVHEATGNMVVDIGGGTTEVAVISLGGIVTAQSIRVAGDELDNAIIQYIKKEYSLLLGERTAEQIKITIGSAYELDSDEHTEVRGRDLVSGLPKTVVISAAEVRKAIEEPVNAIVDAVKTTLDKCPPELSGDIMDRGIVLTGGGALLRGLDERLRRETGMPIHIAEDPLDSVALGSGKCVEEFEALQQVLDAQPRR; encoded by the coding sequence ATGTCGTTCATCGGCCGTGACATGGCTGTCGACCTCGGGACCGCCAACACGCTGGTGTACGTCAGGGGTCGCGGAATCGTACTCAACGAGCCGTCGGTCGTCGCGATCAACACCAACACCGGTGGAATCCTGGCGGTCGGCGCAGAAGCGAAGAAGATGATCGGCCGGACGCCGGGGAACATCGTGGCGGTCCGGCCGTTGAAGGACGGCGTCATCGCCGACTTCGAGATCACCGAGCGGATGCTGCGCTACTTCATCCTGAAGATCCACAAGCGCCGCTATCTGGCCCGCCCGCGCGTCGTGGTCTGTGTGCCCTCGGGCATCACGGGCGTCGAGCGCCGCGCGGTCATCGAGGCTTCCACCCAGGCGGGCGCCCGCCAGGTGCACATCATCGAGGAGCCCATGGCCGCGGCCATCGGCTCCGGCCTGCCGGTCCACGAGGCCACGGGCAACATGGTGGTGGACATCGGCGGCGGCACCACGGAGGTCGCGGTCATCTCCCTCGGCGGCATCGTCACCGCGCAGTCCATCCGGGTTGCGGGCGACGAGCTGGACAACGCGATCATCCAGTACATCAAGAAGGAGTACAGCCTTCTCCTGGGTGAGCGCACCGCCGAGCAGATCAAGATCACCATCGGTTCCGCGTACGAACTCGACTCCGACGAGCACACCGAAGTACGCGGCCGGGACCTGGTGTCCGGGCTGCCCAAGACCGTCGTCATCTCGGCCGCCGAGGTCCGCAAGGCGATCGAGGAACCGGTCAACGCGATCGTGGACGCGGTCAAGACGACCCTCGACAAGTGCCCGCCGGAGCTGTCCGGCGACATCATGGACCGGGGCATCGTGCTGACCGGTGGCGGCGCCCTGCTGCGCGGCCTGGACGAGCGGCTGCGCCGCGAGACCGGCATGCCGATCCATATCGCCGAGGACCCGCTGGACAGCGTGGCGCTCGGATCCGGAAAGTGTGTCGAGGAGTTCGAGGCGCTCCAGCAGGTTCTGGACGCGCAGCCGCGTCGATGA
- the ndk gene encoding nucleoside-diphosphate kinase, with the protein MSQRTLVLLKPDAVRRGLTGEIISRIERKAGWQITALELRSLDQDTLEQHYGEHKGKPFYEPLVAFMSSGPVVALIVEGERVIEGVRQLAGPTDPIAAQPGSIRGDFGVIVRENLIHASDSEESAEREVKIFFPGRA; encoded by the coding sequence GTGAGCCAGCGCACCCTCGTCCTGCTCAAGCCCGACGCCGTCCGTCGCGGCCTGACCGGCGAGATCATCAGCCGAATCGAGCGCAAGGCCGGCTGGCAGATCACCGCGCTGGAGCTGCGCTCCCTGGACCAGGACACCCTGGAGCAGCACTACGGTGAGCACAAGGGCAAGCCCTTCTACGAGCCGCTGGTCGCGTTCATGTCCTCCGGTCCCGTCGTCGCCCTGATCGTCGAGGGCGAGCGGGTCATCGAGGGCGTGCGCCAGCTCGCCGGCCCGACCGACCCGATCGCCGCCCAGCCCGGTTCCATCCGCGGCGACTTCGGCGTCATCGTCCGGGAGAACCTGATCCACGCCTCCGACTCCGAGGAGTCCGCCGAGCGCGAGGTGAAGATCTTCTTCCCGGGGCGCGCCTGA
- the mreC gene encoding rod shape-determining protein MreC, with amino-acid sequence MRDTKESRLLLVLLIAVAFALITVDIRGGRNSPVDGARQAAATVFGPVEYGLSSAVDPVGNAVSAIRDSGERHSRLATLEKENAALKTKLGSDDRSRSRLNQLDSMLKLAGEGQYGIKGAQVVAIGSAQGFSWTITIDVGAGDGIKRDMTVLNADGLVGRVTTVGPDTSTVLLANDPDFTVGTRMEGSDELGFASGQGDRPLRVQLLNGKAEVRKGDRLVTFGSESDKPFVPGVPVGVVSRVDPSGGGLTRTLYVTPYVSFTKLDIVGVVVKAPKKDPRDEVLPSKPKPVPTPTVTVTVTPSAGTGQSGGQSDRSQNDQSPSDPSKTDEPQTDEQP; translated from the coding sequence GTGAGGGACACCAAAGAGAGCCGGCTGCTCCTGGTCCTGCTGATCGCCGTCGCGTTCGCGTTGATCACCGTGGATATCCGAGGGGGCCGGAACTCCCCGGTCGACGGTGCCCGGCAGGCCGCGGCCACCGTGTTCGGCCCGGTGGAGTACGGACTGTCCTCGGCGGTCGATCCGGTGGGCAACGCCGTCTCCGCGATCCGCGACTCGGGCGAGCGCCACAGCAGACTCGCCACGCTGGAGAAGGAGAACGCGGCCCTCAAGACGAAGCTCGGCAGCGACGACCGCAGCCGCAGCCGCCTGAACCAGCTCGACAGCATGCTGAAGCTCGCCGGTGAGGGCCAGTACGGCATCAAGGGCGCCCAGGTCGTCGCCATAGGGTCGGCGCAGGGCTTCTCCTGGACCATCACCATCGACGTCGGCGCCGGCGACGGCATCAAGCGGGACATGACCGTCCTGAACGCCGACGGCCTGGTCGGCCGGGTCACCACGGTCGGGCCGGACACGTCCACCGTGCTGCTCGCCAACGACCCGGACTTCACCGTCGGCACCCGGATGGAGGGCAGCGACGAACTCGGCTTCGCCTCCGGGCAGGGCGACCGCCCGCTGCGCGTCCAACTGCTCAACGGCAAGGCCGAGGTGCGGAAGGGCGACCGCCTGGTCACCTTCGGCTCGGAGTCCGACAAGCCGTTCGTGCCGGGCGTGCCGGTCGGCGTGGTCTCACGGGTCGACCCCTCCGGCGGCGGCCTGACCCGCACCCTGTACGTCACCCCGTACGTGAGCTTCACCAAGCTCGACATCGTCGGCGTGGTCGTCAAGGCGCCGAAGAAGGACCCGCGCGACGAGGTCCTGCCGAGCAAGCCCAAGCCGGTCCCGACGCCCACCGTGACCGTCACGGTCACCCCGTCCGCGGGCACGGGCCAGAGCGGCGGCCAGAGCGATCGGTCGCAGAACGACCAGTCGCCGTCCGACCCGTCCAAGACCGACGAACCGCAGACCGACGAGCAGCCGTAG